Proteins found in one Agaribacterium sp. ZY112 genomic segment:
- a CDS encoding S41 family peptidase, which yields MLKHVSSFVLLSVLSLCLPSWAEEQISGSNATEQANEETDKEKEQVKKLEALPLEELRIFTQVYSGVRASYIDEIDDKTLLEYAIKGILSELDPHSAYLDASSFDDLQMQTTGEFGGLGIEVGMEDGYVKVISPIDDTPAERAGVESGDLIIKLDGESVKGLSLDEAIERMRGEKGTDIIITIVRESENQPFDLTITRDVIKVRSVRSGVRDEYYGYIRVAQFQLHTGQDVVDALAELREASPDLRGIILDLRNNPGGVLSAAVDMVDVFLDGGLVVYTEGRVEGSNKKYFADSGDLSNGLPIVVLINDGSASASEIVAGALQDHGRALVLGTRSFGKGSVQSVIPISDDRAVKLTTSRYFTPNGRSIQAQGIEPDIIVERVRVTAVQPRARYTEADLSGHLENDNGEEESKAEDRPEADTDLQNKDSQLYEALNLLKGLSLFQQKQAQKEADKKPEPEASTHANLDS from the coding sequence TTGCTCAAGCACGTCAGCTCTTTTGTTTTACTAAGTGTTCTTAGCCTGTGCCTGCCTAGCTGGGCAGAAGAGCAAATATCTGGATCCAACGCCACCGAACAAGCGAATGAAGAAACAGATAAAGAAAAAGAACAAGTTAAAAAGCTAGAGGCCCTGCCCCTTGAAGAGCTGCGTATTTTCACCCAGGTCTACAGTGGTGTACGCGCTTCTTATATCGACGAGATCGATGATAAGACTCTACTTGAATACGCTATTAAAGGTATTTTAAGTGAATTAGACCCTCACTCAGCCTATCTAGACGCCTCAAGTTTTGACGACCTACAAATGCAAACCACCGGTGAATTTGGCGGGCTTGGCATCGAAGTAGGTATGGAAGACGGCTACGTTAAAGTTATCTCCCCCATCGATGACACACCAGCTGAGCGAGCGGGCGTTGAAAGCGGTGACTTAATTATCAAACTCGATGGTGAAAGCGTAAAAGGCCTCAGCCTTGATGAAGCCATCGAACGCATGCGTGGAGAAAAAGGCACAGACATCATCATTACCATAGTACGCGAAAGTGAAAACCAACCTTTTGACCTCACCATTACCCGCGATGTCATCAAAGTACGCAGCGTGCGTAGCGGCGTGCGTGATGAATACTACGGCTATATTCGTGTCGCCCAATTCCAACTACACACAGGCCAAGATGTTGTTGATGCTTTAGCAGAGCTACGTGAAGCCAGCCCTGACTTGCGAGGCATCATTCTCGATTTACGCAACAACCCCGGTGGTGTTCTCAGCGCCGCAGTAGATATGGTTGATGTCTTCCTCGACGGCGGCTTAGTGGTCTATACCGAGGGCCGCGTTGAAGGCAGCAACAAAAAATACTTTGCTGACAGCGGCGACTTAAGCAATGGTCTACCTATTGTTGTCTTGATTAATGATGGTTCAGCTTCGGCCTCAGAAATTGTCGCCGGCGCATTACAAGATCACGGCCGAGCTCTGGTATTGGGTACCCGCAGCTTTGGCAAGGGCTCGGTACAAAGTGTTATCCCGATCTCTGATGACCGAGCCGTCAAGCTCACTACATCCCGTTACTTCACCCCCAATGGCCGCTCAATTCAAGCCCAAGGCATTGAGCCAGACATTATTGTCGAACGCGTACGCGTAACCGCTGTTCAGCCACGTGCACGCTACACCGAAGCAGACCTAAGTGGTCATTTAGAAAACGACAATGGCGAAGAAGAAAGCAAAGCCGAAGATAGGCCCGAAGCCGATACCGATCTGCAAAATAAAGATAGCCAGCTATATGAAGCGTTAAACCTACTTAAAGGCTTAAGCTTATTCCAGCAAAAACAAGCTCAAAAAGAAGCGGATAAAAAACCAGAGCCCGAAGCTAGCACTCATGCCAATCTCGACTCGTGA
- a CDS encoding divergent polysaccharide deacetylase family protein — MSSCSPKEPKPSQSTSPYEFDYEHSHQAEYKPQTELKQEQYAPPTTAVSLPLIPSDSQAPSHSEELNVDITPTPFKQESDSGKPRIAIVIDDLGYNYRNAETIAELPYALTLAVIPETPYAKQVAALAEKQQQELILHIPMEPLNRPKWEDGLSTHMQRAEFDSELKNLLDSEPRIVGVNNHGGSKLTADRTRMEWLMEELATRDLYFLDSRTNAQSQGIYAAQAHYIAHNQRDVFLDNQQEEQAISEQFQLLRSIAKRHGQAVAIGHPHDATLAVLQQELPALEAEGFELVFCSELLTRYTTKNTDPQQAKNTLSP, encoded by the coding sequence TTGAGCAGCTGTAGCCCCAAAGAACCCAAGCCGAGTCAGAGCACAAGCCCATACGAGTTTGACTATGAGCACTCCCACCAAGCTGAATACAAACCTCAAACAGAGTTAAAACAGGAGCAATATGCACCTCCGACAACAGCCGTGTCACTCCCACTGATACCGAGTGACAGTCAAGCACCCTCCCATTCAGAAGAACTCAATGTCGATATAACACCCACACCCTTCAAGCAGGAAAGCGACTCAGGAAAACCAAGGATTGCCATTGTTATTGATGACCTTGGTTACAATTATCGTAACGCAGAAACGATTGCCGAACTGCCCTACGCACTAACCTTGGCCGTAATACCTGAAACGCCTTATGCCAAACAAGTAGCAGCCCTTGCCGAGAAACAACAACAAGAGCTGATCTTACATATCCCAATGGAGCCACTAAACCGCCCCAAGTGGGAGGATGGCCTCAGCACTCATATGCAACGAGCAGAATTCGATAGCGAGCTTAAAAATCTACTCGATAGCGAACCGCGTATTGTTGGCGTGAATAACCACGGAGGCAGCAAACTCACTGCCGACCGCACAAGAATGGAATGGCTTATGGAAGAGCTAGCCACTCGAGATTTATATTTTTTAGATAGCCGTACCAACGCGCAAAGCCAAGGTATTTACGCCGCTCAAGCACACTACATTGCCCATAACCAGCGCGATGTCTTCCTCGACAACCAACAAGAAGAGCAAGCCATTAGCGAACAATTTCAACTGTTAAGGAGTATTGCTAAGCGCCACGGCCAAGCTGTTGCAATAGGTCACCCCCACGACGCCACACTTGCTGTATTACAACAAGAATTACCCGCACTTGAAGCGGAAGGCTTTGAGCTCGTATTTTGCTCTGAGCTATTAACCCGCTATACGACAAAAAACACCGACCCCCAACAAGCAAAAAATACATTAAGCCCTTAA
- a CDS encoding DUF6316 family protein, protein MNRTGESNTTTDNRSSRFFQEGAYWYYNTREGVAIGPFDSLSEAETGASDFIDFIMHAEPKVSETLSSYAA, encoded by the coding sequence ATGAACCGTACAGGTGAAAGCAATACAACTACCGACAATCGTTCTAGCCGTTTTTTCCAAGAAGGCGCGTACTGGTATTACAACACCAGAGAAGGTGTTGCAATTGGTCCTTTTGACTCATTAAGTGAAGCCGAAACAGGCGCGAGTGACTTTATCGACTTCATTATGCACGCAGAGCCTAAAGTCAGCGAAACGCTAAGTAGCTACGCAGCATAA
- the hisF gene encoding imidazole glycerol phosphate synthase subunit HisF has protein sequence MSLAKRIIPCLDVDNGRVVKGVQFVDIRDAGDPVEVAKRYNDAGADEITFLDITATHEGRDTTVHTVERIAAEVFIPLTVGGGIRELSDIRTMLNAGADKVGINSAAVKRPEFVREASERFGAQCIVVAIDARRVSKEGEPGRWEIFTHGGRKPTGIDAVEWAERMAAYGAGEILLTSMDGDGTKNGYDIELTKAVVDAVDVPVIASGGVGNLDHLADGVDLAGADAVLAASIFHFGEYTVAEAKARMVERGIEVRL, from the coding sequence ATGAGCTTGGCAAAACGCATCATCCCCTGTCTTGATGTCGACAACGGCCGTGTTGTTAAAGGTGTACAGTTTGTCGATATTCGCGATGCGGGTGACCCAGTTGAGGTCGCTAAACGCTATAACGACGCTGGTGCAGATGAAATTACTTTTCTCGACATCACTGCCACGCATGAGGGGCGTGATACTACGGTGCACACTGTAGAGCGTATTGCGGCGGAAGTGTTTATCCCCCTTACCGTTGGCGGAGGTATTCGTGAGCTTAGTGATATACGAACCATGCTTAATGCTGGGGCAGACAAAGTAGGGATTAACTCTGCTGCGGTGAAGCGCCCGGAGTTTGTGCGTGAAGCGTCTGAGCGCTTTGGTGCTCAATGTATTGTTGTGGCTATTGATGCGCGACGAGTCAGTAAAGAGGGTGAGCCTGGTCGCTGGGAGATCTTTACTCACGGTGGTCGTAAGCCTACTGGCATTGATGCCGTTGAGTGGGCTGAGCGTATGGCCGCTTACGGCGCCGGTGAAATCCTACTTACAAGCATGGATGGCGATGGCACTAAAAATGGCTATGACATCGAGCTAACTAAGGCCGTGGTTGATGCTGTCGATGTGCCTGTGATTGCCTCTGGCGGAGTTGGTAATCTTGATCACTTGGCTGATGGTGTCGATCTTGCGGGTGCTGATGCGGTATTAGCGGCAAGCATCTTTCACTTTGGTGAATATACTGTGGCTGAGGCAAAGGCTCGTATGGTTGAGCGCGGTATTGAAGTGCGTTTATAG